In one Corallococcus sp. EGB genomic region, the following are encoded:
- a CDS encoding AMP-binding protein, with protein MLDVIQRLEAADPRRGLFLYEDFIGPPEFVPYREFSARVAGAAEHFRARGVAPGTRVVLPFETSASVIFAFLGLMELGALPLSVKPYILSTPKGPYRDFLARIRERYGATVVLDGPSLAGLDLPLERLPLPPDGARGPGVKLREVAPGALAFVQFSSGSTSFPKGVPITHENLAANLRMITRHDGRTSEDRVTSWLPLYHDMGLIGGLLTCLMVGNDLILSQPAAFLMDPLGWLELISQERVMGSVIPNFAIDYALKSLKAAGAEDLKRLDLSRVRSIYLGSEPINIPNLEQFLDLLAPCGLRRDVFMPCYGMAETVLLVASAPPYKTVRVVTAPNGQPAISVGRPLTEFEVRLRAEDGRVCGEGALGEIELRGGSLAPSYFLDDRPLRDADGFYATGDLGFQQEGELFITGRINDRIKLNGQSFFSADFEQAVERLPFIRPGRTAVIQVKGRLVVLAEVNAPSALERLEESRGQVCQSVLERVGVKLASQDVHFIRYGQLQKTSSGKLQRRAITESYEQGRIRTVTPMELRADLLQLRAQRLLLGSVMVARQRGAQMDGVRARGAPAAESPPLTSLRGGPRIPAARRVARITHQVQGELGLRPGQRLRVSERARGLQPERGVLQRGLRLRHRAGLRGRGPPACLIPVATQRLQEVAVELHHLHQHRDAVRGRGGEGGLVLARLRTQPVHQHVHLRVQPRAPCLAHGREARPARDGLEEVEPATRVRVDALLVLGHLRQARLHALHQLRVRGLQRGERRVHHRVDAHRLPGAVDERAPGLQHVRQRVQRPRAIRRCGELGPEVTLERCHQLPQRHLAPRRGERVRARVAREHEGLHLERRVGLHGRAVLREGFEEVAGRASRVGGLAAQEPRDDGVRGRAAIPRAEGLPVQIHAVRERPGMGGIRPVRAALRVEQRSRGRDSGGGRGGGAQAKPEQGHEGGEHGRRQCRSPRPSTHLPCLVSAAGRSPSCGRASAR; from the coding sequence ATGCTCGATGTCATCCAGCGGCTGGAGGCGGCGGATCCTCGGCGCGGCCTGTTCCTCTACGAGGACTTCATCGGGCCGCCGGAGTTCGTGCCCTACCGTGAGTTCTCCGCCCGAGTCGCTGGCGCGGCGGAGCACTTCCGCGCGCGCGGCGTGGCGCCGGGCACGCGCGTGGTGCTGCCCTTCGAGACCTCCGCGTCCGTCATCTTCGCCTTCCTGGGGCTGATGGAATTGGGTGCTTTGCCCCTGTCCGTGAAGCCGTACATCCTGAGCACTCCGAAGGGGCCCTACCGGGACTTCCTCGCGCGGATCCGCGAGCGCTACGGCGCCACGGTCGTGCTGGATGGACCGAGCCTGGCCGGGCTGGACCTGCCCCTGGAGCGGTTGCCGCTGCCGCCGGATGGTGCCAGGGGTCCGGGCGTGAAGCTGCGCGAGGTGGCGCCCGGAGCGCTGGCCTTCGTGCAGTTCTCGTCGGGGTCCACGTCGTTCCCCAAGGGCGTGCCCATCACGCACGAGAACCTGGCCGCGAACCTGCGGATGATCACCCGGCACGACGGGCGCACCTCCGAGGACCGGGTGACGAGCTGGCTGCCGCTGTACCATGACATGGGGCTCATCGGCGGGCTGCTCACCTGCCTCATGGTGGGCAATGATCTGATCCTGTCCCAGCCCGCCGCGTTCCTGATGGATCCGCTGGGCTGGCTGGAGCTCATCTCCCAAGAGCGGGTGATGGGCTCCGTCATCCCCAACTTCGCCATCGACTACGCGCTGAAGTCGCTGAAGGCCGCGGGCGCGGAGGACCTGAAGCGGCTCGACCTGTCGCGCGTGCGAAGCATCTATCTGGGCAGCGAGCCCATCAACATCCCCAACCTGGAACAGTTCCTGGACCTGCTGGCCCCGTGCGGGCTGCGGCGCGACGTGTTCATGCCCTGCTACGGCATGGCGGAGACGGTGCTGCTCGTCGCGAGCGCGCCGCCGTACAAGACCGTGCGCGTCGTCACCGCGCCCAATGGCCAGCCCGCCATCTCCGTGGGCCGGCCGCTCACGGAGTTCGAGGTGCGGCTGCGCGCGGAGGACGGGCGGGTGTGCGGTGAGGGCGCGCTGGGCGAGATTGAGCTGCGCGGCGGCAGCCTTGCGCCGTCGTACTTCCTGGACGACCGGCCCCTGCGTGACGCTGACGGCTTCTACGCCACGGGGGACCTGGGCTTTCAGCAGGAGGGCGAGCTCTTCATCACCGGGCGGATCAACGACCGCATCAAGCTGAACGGTCAGAGCTTCTTCTCCGCGGACTTCGAACAGGCCGTCGAGCGGCTGCCCTTCATCCGCCCGGGCCGCACCGCCGTCATCCAGGTGAAGGGCCGCCTCGTGGTGCTGGCGGAGGTGAACGCCCCGTCCGCGCTGGAGCGCCTGGAGGAAAGCCGCGGCCAGGTCTGCCAGTCGGTGCTGGAGCGGGTGGGCGTGAAGCTCGCGTCCCAGGACGTCCACTTCATCCGCTACGGCCAGCTCCAGAAGACGAGCAGCGGCAAGCTCCAGCGCCGCGCCATCACCGAGTCCTACGAACAGGGCCGCATCCGCACCGTGACGCCAATGGAGCTGCGCGCGGATCTGCTCCAGCTGCGCGCGCAGCGGCTGCTCCTGGGCTCGGTGATGGTCGCGCGGCAGCGGGGGGCGCAGATGGATGGCGTCCGGGCGCGCGGTGCTCCAGCGGCTGAGAGCCCGCCGCTAACGTCCCTGCGCGGAGGCCCACGAATCCCAGCCGCGCGCCGCGTGGCACGCATCACCCACCAGGTCCAGGGCGAGCTGGGGCTGCGTCCGGGACAGCGCCTCCGTGTCTCGGAACGCGCCCGTGGCCTCCAGCCGGAGCGTGGCGTGCTCCAGCGCGGCCTTCGCCTCCGCCACCGCGCGGGCCTGCGCGGGCGTGGGCCTCCAGCCTGTCTCATCCCGGTAGCGACCCAGCGCCTCCAGGAGGTGGCCGTAGAACTTCACCATCTGCACCAGCACCGGGACGCGGTACGCGGGCGCGGCGGCGAGGGCGGCCTCGTACTGGCGCGACTCCGAACCCAGCCGGTACACCAGCACGTCCACCTGCGCGTCCAGCCGCGCGCCCCATGCCTTGCGCACGGACGGGAAGCGCGCCCAGCCCGCGACGGCCTGGAAGAAGTGGAGCCCGCCACACGGGTGCGCGTAGATGCCCTGCTTGTTCTTGGGCACCTGCGGCAGGCCCGCCTTCATGCCCTGCATCAGCTCCGCGTTCGCGGACTCCAGCGTGGCGAGCGCCGTGTCCATCACCGCGTCGATGCGCACCGTCTCCCCGGCGCCGTTGACGAACGAGCCCCCGGGCTCCAGCACGTGCGACAACGCGTCCAGCGCCCACGCGCCATCCGGCGATGTGGCGAGCTCGGGCCGGAAGTCACTCTGGAGCGATGCCACCAGCTCCCGCAGCGTCACCTTGCCCCACGCCGCGGGGAACGCGTGCGAGCGCGGGTAGCCCGCGAGCACGAAGGTCTTCACCTGGAGCGCCGGGTGGGGCTCCACGGGCGTGCCGTCCTGCGTGAAGGCTTCGAAGAAGTAGCGGGCCGCGCCTCCCGCGTCGGGGGACTCGCGGCGCAGGAACCCCGCGACGATGGCGTCCGAGGCCGGGCGGCCATCCCGCGCGCGGAAGGACTTCCCGTCCAGATCCATGCCGTGCGCGAGCGCCCAGGGATGGGAGGGATCCGCCCCGTGCGTGCGGCACTGCGCGTGGAGCAGCGCAGTCGCGGAAGGGACAGCGGGGGAGGGCGGGGGGGCGGCGCTCAGGCCAAGCCCGAGCAGGGCCACGAAGGAGGGGAGCATGGGCGCAGGCAGTGTCGCAGCCCGCGCCCCTCCACGCACCTGCCGTGCCTCGTCAGCGCGGCGGGGCGCTCGCCTTCATGCGGGCGAGCATCCGCTCGATGA
- a CDS encoding holo-ACP synthase, translated as MGLGHDLQAIPELEAVRALREPDVFFTAAELERFAASVSPEQSLAAGFSAKEALFKALPAIEGWYWTDAELVHDARHAPRFRFHGVLAEHLEREGWQVAVSLSHSGGFVSTVVLVTRAPSP; from the coding sequence ATGGGGTTGGGCCACGACCTCCAGGCCATCCCGGAGCTGGAGGCCGTGCGGGCCCTGCGCGAGCCGGACGTGTTCTTCACGGCCGCGGAGCTGGAGCGCTTCGCGGCATCCGTCTCTCCGGAGCAGAGCCTGGCGGCGGGCTTCAGCGCCAAGGAGGCGCTCTTCAAGGCGCTGCCCGCCATCGAAGGCTGGTACTGGACCGACGCCGAGCTCGTTCACGACGCGCGGCACGCGCCGCGCTTCCGGTTCCACGGCGTGCTCGCCGAGCACCTGGAGCGCGAGGGCTGGCAGGTCGCCGTCTCGCTGTCCCACAGCGGCGGGTTCGTTTCGACGGTGGTCCTCGTCACGCGCGCTCCTTCACCTTGA
- a CDS encoding MarR family winged helix-turn-helix transcriptional regulator encodes MRRPTSITSPSELEGRSEGKDEASDAKAAMDRLLQEGDQSTPDSRRFIGLIRELAHFRSLRDPLASLCDDMRLTPTQVHALGWLGMDGPIQVGVLAQRIGITKKTITGVVDRLEDMGMVERGRDTEDRRAVTARLTERGCEVYRLIQLMTDAGIRRLMGLLSEDDREALFGIIERMLARMKASAPPR; translated from the coding sequence ATGCGCCGCCCCACCTCCATCACGTCCCCCTCGGAGCTCGAAGGACGCTCCGAGGGGAAGGACGAGGCCTCCGACGCGAAGGCCGCGATGGATCGCCTGCTCCAGGAAGGGGACCAGTCCACGCCGGACTCGCGCCGCTTCATCGGACTCATCCGGGAGCTGGCCCACTTCCGCTCCCTGAGGGATCCACTGGCCAGTCTCTGCGACGACATGCGGCTCACCCCGACGCAGGTGCACGCGTTGGGGTGGCTGGGTATGGACGGTCCCATCCAGGTCGGGGTGCTGGCCCAGCGCATCGGCATCACCAAGAAGACCATCACCGGGGTGGTGGACCGCCTGGAGGACATGGGCATGGTGGAGCGCGGCCGGGACACCGAGGACCGCCGCGCCGTCACCGCCCGGCTCACCGAGCGGGGCTGTGAGGTCTACCGCCTCATCCAGCTGATGACGGACGCAGGCATCCGCCGCCTGATGGGCCTGCTCTCCGAGGATGACCGCGAGGCGCTGTTCGGCATCATCGAGCGGATGCTCGCCCGCATGAAGGCGAGCGCCCCGCCGCGCTGA
- a CDS encoding acyl-ACP desaturase yields the protein MSFQVRMPEDADQTLILPPSEGGETEGRPYIMTELYDAITRRRMSLVDLSWEQQRLHESRRWSAMEQLARVDFARLSESDRNIVWNAGRSEITTKPSADRLERQTDAECRRWQAVNPTVAVIMQACGTWSRYWNEEEAHHETVFNRLSSVLKLEPISDTTFIEFRKVFPDDDMLRTLTIVTFSEILAAVNYGECARMTQDPGLKELFRLVAADEVQHMTYFISFAKALVDTGAYHAKEAFAVGHLFLRSGGELLGSKRERLEQRETHVNWWDRLEYREGQYAPEALRKKEQLMFHALKRITGIAVDSRQAVEDTWMELVGC from the coding sequence GTGAGCTTCCAGGTTCGCATGCCCGAGGACGCGGATCAGACGCTCATCCTTCCTCCGTCGGAGGGCGGGGAGACGGAAGGGCGGCCGTACATCATGACGGAGCTCTACGACGCCATCACCCGGCGGCGCATGTCGCTGGTGGACCTGTCGTGGGAGCAGCAGCGGCTGCACGAGTCGCGGCGCTGGAGCGCGATGGAGCAGCTGGCGCGGGTGGACTTCGCGCGGCTGAGCGAGTCCGACCGGAACATCGTGTGGAACGCGGGGCGCTCCGAAATCACCACGAAGCCGAGCGCGGACCGCCTGGAGCGCCAGACGGACGCGGAGTGCCGCCGGTGGCAGGCGGTGAACCCCACGGTCGCCGTCATCATGCAGGCGTGCGGGACGTGGAGCCGCTATTGGAACGAGGAGGAGGCGCACCACGAGACGGTGTTCAACCGCCTGTCGTCGGTGCTGAAGCTGGAGCCCATCAGCGACACGACCTTCATCGAGTTCCGCAAGGTGTTCCCCGACGACGACATGCTGCGGACGCTCACCATCGTGACGTTCTCGGAGATCCTCGCGGCGGTGAACTACGGCGAGTGCGCGCGGATGACGCAGGACCCGGGCCTGAAGGAGCTCTTCCGGCTGGTGGCCGCGGATGAAGTGCAGCACATGACGTACTTCATCTCCTTCGCCAAGGCGCTGGTGGACACGGGCGCCTACCACGCGAAGGAGGCGTTCGCGGTGGGGCACCTGTTCCTGCGCAGCGGCGGTGAGCTGTTGGGCAGCAAGCGCGAGCGGTTGGAGCAGCGTGAGACGCACGTCAACTGGTGGGACCGGCTGGAGTACCGCGAAGGCCAGTACGCCCCGGAGGCGCTGCGCAAGAAGGAGCAGCTGATGTTCCACGCGCTCAAGCGCATCACCGGCATCGCCGTGGATTCGCGCCAGGCGGTGGAGGACACCTGGATGGAACTCGTCGGGTGCTGA
- a CDS encoding thioesterase family protein produces the protein MHFEASSLTLRVRPNDLDVLGHVNHATALEYLEAGRWAWLEQQGLTRRGAVVAVVSRAEVDYRREIPPGEVVVHTALESPAEDELEPDGLNYRARFRQRVFLASGGPPAVEALVSVAFLDARTRELASLQQFLQASRA, from the coding sequence GTGCATTTCGAAGCGTCCTCCCTCACGTTGCGCGTGCGCCCGAACGACCTGGACGTGCTGGGCCACGTGAACCACGCGACGGCGTTGGAGTACCTGGAGGCGGGCCGGTGGGCCTGGCTGGAGCAGCAGGGGCTGACGCGTCGCGGGGCGGTGGTCGCGGTGGTGTCGCGCGCGGAGGTGGACTACCGGCGTGAGATTCCCCCGGGCGAGGTGGTGGTGCACACCGCGCTGGAGTCGCCCGCGGAGGACGAGCTGGAGCCGGACGGCCTGAACTACCGCGCTCGCTTCCGTCAGCGGGTGTTCCTCGCGAGCGGCGGCCCCCCGGCCGTGGAGGCGCTGGTGAGCGTGGCCTTCCTGGACGCGAGGACCCGCGAGCTCGCGTCGTTGCAGCAGTTCCTTCAAGCGTCGCGCGCGTAG